CTACCCAATATTGGACCGATCCGACACTATCAAACCTTGCAAGCCCTCGTGAATTGCACACGAAAATCCTTACTCCCTGACGACTACTCCCCAGAAATCCGAGAATCGTGGGTCAAACAGATTGCACAACTCGAAGCCATCGGAATTAGTGGATAGTGGGAAAAATCATGTCTTAGCACGCACCCCAATTTTGTGTTATAATGTTAATGTGTAATGAACACAGTGTAGTGTTTTATAACAACATTTCAGAAGGAGAATTACCATGTCATATTCTGCTGCTACCTCTGAAACCATCGCCGCCCGCGGCGAAGAAATCTATCAGCAGTACCGCGAAGAACTTGAAGTTCAACACAAAGGTCAGTTTTTTGTGGTCGATATTGAAACAGGAAACTATGAAATCGCCAATGAGGATTTAGTCGCTACAGAACGCCTTCTTGCTAAAAATCCAGAGGCTATGACTTACGGTCTGCGAATCGGCTTTGGAGCCGCCTATCGCCTTGGCTTTAGAATTTCGGATCCAGCACAATGATTATAGGAAAAATTAGGGCGGATCGAGAAGCCGTGATTGAATTGGAAGTTGTTGGCTTAGCACAACGGGTAAAAATTGAGGCGGTTATTGATACAGGTTTCACTGGCTATTTGATGCTACCAAGCGATTTAATTGATCGCCTGAATCTTCCACTGATTGGTAAGCGAGACGTGATTCTCGCTGA
This genomic interval from Candidatus Poribacteria bacterium contains the following:
- a CDS encoding clan AA aspartic protease codes for the protein MIIGKIRADREAVIELEVVGLAQRVKIEAVIDTGFTGYLMLPSDLIDRLNLPLIGKRDVILADGTSVPLNLYRVKVIWHSVERVAYVLRADAESLVGMSLLHGSRVTLDVETNGDVIIAPLP